One Pararhizobium sp. IMCC3301 DNA segment encodes these proteins:
- a CDS encoding TRAP transporter large permease, giving the protein MTDGTWITLISLGVTLLFMLGVPVFLIIAYWVLGASLVIELPLDNIGTALSDVFTDGFALLAMPLFILTGDLINKSGIARRLSDFAYSCLGWLRGGLAMAALGACGLFAAISGSNSATTATIGSMLHPEMVKGGYDERFSAATAAAGGTVGIIIPPSIIFIIYGFLMNLPISDLFIAGIIPGTLMVVGMQLACWIICRYNGWGFIIPLQLTRILKTAFGAWLGFFAIGLVLYGIYTGKFSPTEAAGVTVGFCIIVGLISLPIYKLMGSRDESRPHSEKSYGEMLVVQGFKLTEIPGITLRSAQITGILAPLIGISVVMQQILSSLGAAETITAFVTSMGGYHAVLFTSMAIVFVFGMILESLPVTIILAPILAPIAASIGVDPIQFAVIFLVGASIGFITPPYGLNLYVASGVTGVPYFRLLRYTVPYLAALIAVWFIVALVPELSTMLLPSR; this is encoded by the coding sequence ATGACCGATGGAACCTGGATCACACTTATCTCGCTTGGTGTTACCCTGCTGTTCATGCTGGGCGTACCGGTCTTCCTGATCATTGCCTATTGGGTTCTTGGTGCCAGCCTGGTCATTGAACTGCCGCTGGATAATATCGGCACTGCGCTGTCGGATGTGTTCACAGACGGGTTTGCCTTGCTGGCGATGCCGCTGTTCATTCTGACCGGCGATCTGATCAACAAATCCGGCATTGCACGCCGATTATCGGATTTTGCCTATTCGTGTCTGGGCTGGTTGCGTGGTGGATTGGCGATGGCAGCGCTGGGTGCCTGTGGCCTGTTTGCAGCGATCTCGGGGTCAAATTCCGCGACTACCGCGACAATCGGTTCGATGCTGCATCCGGAAATGGTGAAGGGCGGCTATGATGAACGGTTTTCAGCTGCGACGGCTGCTGCAGGCGGAACCGTGGGCATTATCATTCCGCCATCGATCATCTTCATCATCTACGGTTTTCTGATGAATTTGCCGATTTCCGATCTGTTTATTGCCGGTATTATTCCCGGCACCTTGATGGTTGTCGGAATGCAACTGGCCTGTTGGATCATCTGCCGTTACAATGGCTGGGGTTTTATCATTCCGCTGCAATTGACCCGGATTTTGAAGACCGCATTTGGTGCATGGCTTGGCTTTTTTGCTATCGGCCTGGTGCTCTACGGGATTTATACGGGCAAATTCTCACCGACCGAGGCGGCAGGCGTAACTGTTGGTTTCTGCATCATTGTCGGCTTGATTTCGCTGCCGATCTACAAACTGATGGGTTCACGCGACGAGAGCCGGCCGCACAGCGAGAAAAGCTATGGCGAGATGCTGGTTGTGCAGGGGTTCAAACTGACGGAAATTCCCGGAATTACCCTGCGCTCTGCGCAGATCACCGGCATTCTGGCACCTCTGATCGGAATTTCCGTGGTGATGCAGCAAATCCTTTCCAGTCTGGGTGCCGCTGAAACCATCACCGCCTTTGTAACCAGTATGGGCGGCTACCATGCAGTGCTGTTTACATCGATGGCGATTGTGTTTGTGTTCGGCATGATCCTGGAAAGCCTGCCGGTGACAATCATTCTGGCACCGATCCTTGCGCCGATTGCGGCCTCCATCGGTGTTGACCCGATTCAGTTCGCGGTGATTTTCCTGGTCGGGGCTTCAATCGGTTTCATCACACCGCCTTATGGCCTTAATCTGTATGTCGCCAGTGGCGTCACAGGTGTTCCATATTTCAGATTGCTGCGCTATACGGTTCCCTATCTTGCGGCGCTGATAGCTGTCTGGTTTATCGTGGCGC
- a CDS encoding TRAP transporter small permease has product MDSIFGDVAAVIAAIFSGDSWEMKQAFGGQGLWLVGLVGTLGGAWLFAELYRLVPFIEKHLERALMVWSYLLIAGIIFVEVFRRFLLNEQAPWSTTLPPYLFLIMTWFGCAYNVRLRTHLSFSEFRINLPRIGQIMCLWLDAILWIGIAWIVIVTSLRVVVNSAANFQIMLGTDDVMQWWFLLSVPISFVILAARAYQNLMEDMANYRSGEELISTAVIGGD; this is encoded by the coding sequence ATGGACTCCATCTTCGGAGATGTGGCAGCTGTTATTGCCGCAATCTTTTCAGGGGATTCCTGGGAGATGAAACAGGCCTTTGGGGGGCAGGGTCTCTGGTTGGTTGGCCTGGTCGGGACGCTGGGGGGCGCCTGGCTGTTTGCCGAACTCTACCGCCTGGTTCCCTTCATTGAAAAACATCTGGAACGCGCTTTGATGGTGTGGAGCTATCTTTTGATCGCAGGCATCATCTTTGTCGAAGTGTTCCGCCGCTTTTTGTTGAACGAGCAGGCGCCGTGGTCAACGACTTTGCCGCCCTATCTGTTTCTCATCATGACCTGGTTCGGCTGCGCCTATAATGTGCGCTTGCGGACCCATCTGTCGTTTTCAGAATTTCGCATCAACCTGCCGCGCATCGGTCAGATCATGTGTTTGTGGCTCGATGCCATTCTGTGGATCGGCATCGCCTGGATTGTGATCGTGACTTCGTTACGTGTTGTCGTCAACTCTGCGGCGAACTTTCAGATCATGCTTGGCACCGATGACGTCATGCAGTGGTGGTTCCTGCTCAGCGTTCCGATCAGTTTCGTCATACTGGCGGCGCGGGCCTATCAGAATCTGATGGAAGACATGGCAAATTACCGGTCAGGGGAAGAATTGATTTCGACCGCTGTCATCGGCGGCGACTGA
- a CDS encoding TRAP transporter substrate-binding protein: MKVSNALGGISRRDLFKLSGQYGLSSTLLAAGAMGGGVTLASLAQAAESTYTKRFTKEAKHTLKFGASGFNARNLLIERAGALEFARDLESRTDGEIRIEFIGDNQICGQLSCVEKTQLGIVDIYAASTQNSAGGAPYLNVLDYAYMFPGRASQYHFLYSPESQRILRDPLEKRHGLKFLFSHAELRGIQLGLKFEDQPTVTKLEELFGTKNRVTGTQLGRIAMQLLNLNPVPVAWEETLDGLKQGLIDGAETWASAVAYANMSPVVSQSVDLKFFCGTEHTSMSAKVFDSLDGHLQDAVMESSYLAQVHVQAANEAALVKTVGFSDPQLPDTIFVKNNVRPAFLADDQIKIAEEMCSPEFNPEPWAAWRERLNNWAGGIDTYTDIHKVAREVPANMLPENVEPRRWWRS, translated from the coding sequence ATGAAAGTCTCAAATGCCCTTGGTGGCATATCTCGTCGTGATTTATTCAAATTGTCGGGCCAGTATGGTTTGTCGTCGACGCTTCTGGCTGCCGGCGCAATGGGCGGCGGTGTGACGCTGGCCTCTCTCGCCCAGGCGGCCGAATCGACTTACACCAAACGTTTCACCAAAGAAGCCAAACACACGCTGAAATTCGGTGCCTCCGGATTTAACGCCCGCAACCTTCTGATTGAACGCGCCGGAGCGCTGGAATTTGCCCGTGATCTTGAATCGCGGACCGATGGCGAAATCCGCATCGAATTTATTGGCGATAATCAGATTTGCGGCCAATTGTCCTGCGTTGAGAAAACGCAATTGGGTATCGTTGATATTTATGCGGCTTCTACGCAGAATTCAGCGGGCGGTGCGCCCTATCTCAATGTGCTGGACTATGCCTACATGTTCCCTGGCCGGGCATCGCAGTATCATTTCCTTTACAGCCCCGAGAGCCAGAGAATTCTGCGCGATCCGCTGGAAAAACGCCACGGCCTGAAATTCCTGTTCAGCCATGCGGAGTTGCGCGGTATTCAACTCGGCCTCAAATTTGAAGACCAGCCAACGGTAACCAAGCTGGAAGAGCTGTTCGGCACAAAAAACCGTGTCACAGGCACTCAGCTTGGCCGTATCGCCATGCAGCTTTTGAACCTCAATCCGGTTCCGGTAGCCTGGGAAGAAACCCTGGATGGTCTGAAACAGGGCCTGATTGATGGTGCTGAAACCTGGGCATCAGCCGTTGCCTATGCCAATATGTCACCCGTGGTTTCCCAATCGGTGGATTTGAAATTCTTCTGCGGCACCGAGCACACTTCGATGTCGGCAAAAGTATTTGATTCTCTTGATGGTCATCTCCAGGACGCGGTCATGGAATCGTCGTATCTGGCACAGGTCCACGTCCAGGCCGCCAATGAAGCTGCCCTTGTCAAAACCGTTGGCTTCTCCGATCCGCAACTTCCCGATACGATTTTCGTGAAGAATAATGTGCGCCCCGCATTCCTTGCAGATGATCAGATCAAGATAGCCGAGGAAATGTGTTCACCGGAATTCAATCCCGAGCCATGGGCGGCATGGCGTGAGCGCCTCAATAACTGGGCCGGCGGCATCGATACTTACACAGATATCCACAAGGTAGCCCGCGAAGTTCCTGCCAACATGCTGCCTGAAAATGTTGAACCACGTCGCTGGTGGCGCAGCTAA
- a CDS encoding GMC family oxidoreductase, which yields MDQLEADYVIIGAGSAGCVIANRLSADPAIKVVLLEAGGRDWNPWIHVPVGYFKTMHNPSVDWCYTTEPDPGLNGRRLDWPRGKVLGGSSSLNGLLYVRGQAEDYDRWRQMGNSGWGWDDVLPLFKRAENQERGEDDYHGTGGPLNVSNMRLKRPICDAWVAAAQNEGYVYNDDYNGATQEGVGYFQLTTRNGRRCSTAVGYLNPVKHRKNLTIITRAHVQRLAMEGKRVTGVIYKNRHGKEHTVNAGSEVIVSSGAIGSPQLLMLSGIGEAQQLQENGIDIVADLPGVGKNLQDHLQARLVYKCNEPTLNDEVRSLFDQARIGLKYILFRAGPMTMAASLATGFLKTRGELQTPDIQFHIQPWSADSPGEGVHRFSAFTMSVCQLRPESRGEIRLNTTDPSAYPTIHPNYLATETDRSTIIEGVKIAQRIARQKPLESKIASSHSPGDDVVSDEDILEWVRNTATTIYHPAGTCKMGSDDLAVVDAKLRVRGVDGLRVADCSIMPEIVSGNTNAPAIMIGEKASDLILEDRRSH from the coding sequence ATGGACCAATTGGAGGCGGACTATGTCATCATTGGCGCTGGCTCTGCAGGCTGCGTAATTGCCAACCGGCTCAGCGCCGATCCTGCAATAAAAGTTGTTCTGCTGGAAGCCGGCGGGCGCGACTGGAATCCGTGGATTCATGTACCTGTCGGTTATTTCAAGACCATGCATAATCCCAGTGTGGACTGGTGTTATACCACGGAACCCGACCCCGGCCTCAACGGTCGTCGGCTCGACTGGCCACGCGGCAAGGTGCTTGGCGGCTCGTCTTCGCTTAACGGATTACTTTATGTGCGCGGACAGGCCGAGGATTACGACCGCTGGCGGCAGATGGGAAATTCCGGCTGGGGATGGGACGATGTGCTGCCACTGTTCAAGCGCGCCGAAAATCAGGAACGTGGCGAGGATGACTATCACGGCACCGGCGGCCCCTTGAATGTATCGAATATGCGCCTGAAGCGGCCGATTTGTGATGCCTGGGTCGCAGCTGCGCAGAATGAAGGCTATGTCTACAATGATGATTACAATGGTGCCACCCAGGAAGGCGTCGGCTATTTTCAACTGACCACACGCAACGGCCGGCGTTGCAGTACTGCAGTGGGCTATCTCAATCCGGTCAAACACCGCAAAAATCTGACAATCATCACCCGCGCCCACGTTCAGCGTCTCGCCATGGAAGGCAAACGTGTGACCGGGGTGATCTACAAAAATCGCCACGGCAAGGAGCACACCGTCAACGCGGGCAGCGAGGTGATCGTCTCATCCGGCGCCATCGGCTCGCCGCAATTGCTGATGCTCTCGGGAATTGGCGAAGCGCAGCAATTGCAGGAAAATGGCATCGATATCGTCGCTGATCTGCCCGGTGTCGGCAAAAACCTGCAGGACCACCTTCAGGCAAGGCTGGTCTATAAATGCAACGAACCGACCCTCAATGATGAAGTACGCAGCCTGTTTGACCAGGCCCGCATCGGACTGAAATACATTTTGTTCAGAGCTGGCCCTATGACCATGGCTGCCAGTCTTGCTACCGGTTTTCTGAAAACCCGGGGGGAATTACAAACGCCTGACATCCAGTTTCACATTCAGCCATGGTCTGCCGACAGCCCTGGCGAAGGTGTGCATCGGTTTTCGGCGTTTACAATGTCTGTCTGTCAGTTGCGGCCGGAAAGTCGAGGAGAAATACGTCTGAACACAACGGACCCATCTGCCTATCCAACCATCCATCCCAATTATCTGGCGACGGAAACTGATCGAAGCACGATCATTGAAGGGGTGAAAATTGCGCAGCGGATTGCCAGGCAGAAGCCACTTGAAAGCAAGATTGCCAGTTCTCATTCGCCCGGGGACGATGTGGTTTCGGATGAAGACATACTGGAGTGGGTGCGCAACACCGCAACAACAATCTACCACCCTGCAGGGACCTGCAAGATGGGATCGGATGATCTGGCGGTGGTGGATGCAAAGTTACGCGTACGCGGCGTTGACGGATTAAGGGTCGCGGACTGCTCCATCATGCCGGAAATTGTATCCGGCAATACCAATGCGCCGGCCATCATGATCGGCGAAAAAGCAAGTGATTTGATCCTCGAGGACAGGCGCAGCCACTAG
- the xsc gene encoding sulfoacetaldehyde acetyltransferase has product MKMTTEEAFVKVLQMHGIEHAFGIIGSAMMPISDLFPKAGIKFWDCAHETNAGMSADGYTRATGKMSMAIAQNGPGITNFVTPVKTAYWNHTPLLLVTPQAANKTIGQGGFQEIEQMKLFEDMVCYQEEVRDPSRVAEVLNRVIEKAWRGSGPAQINVPRDYWTQVIDIELPQIVRLERPSGGREAIRQAAKILSEAKFPVILNGAGVILADAIPASAALAERLSAPVCCGYQHNDAFPGSHPLSVGPLGYNGSRAAMELISKADVVLALGTRLNPFSTLPGYGIDYWPKDAKIIQVDMNSDRIGLTKKVTVGIQGDAKLVAEQLLEQVSEDAGNHGRKQREAEIHQVKSAWLQQLSSMDHEDDDPGTSWNERARTRQPDRMSPRMAWRAIQSALPKDAIISSDIGNNCAIGNAYPTFEKGRKYLAPGLFGPCGYGFPSILGAKIGCPDVPVVGFAGDGAFGISMNEMTACGRNDWPPITMVIFRNYQWGAEKRNTTLWYEDNFVGTELNLGVEYAKIAEGCGLKGVQVTTMDELTEALSTAVKEQMEDKVTTFIEVILNQELGEPFRRDAMKKPVEVAGIDPADMRPQPGA; this is encoded by the coding sequence ATGAAAATGACAACGGAAGAGGCATTTGTAAAAGTATTGCAGATGCATGGCATAGAACACGCATTCGGCATTATCGGTTCGGCAATGATGCCGATTTCAGATTTGTTTCCCAAAGCCGGGATTAAATTCTGGGATTGTGCCCATGAAACGAATGCCGGAATGTCGGCTGATGGCTACACTCGGGCCACCGGCAAAATGAGCATGGCGATCGCCCAGAACGGTCCCGGCATTACCAATTTTGTCACGCCTGTGAAAACCGCCTACTGGAACCACACCCCGTTGCTGCTGGTCACCCCACAGGCGGCGAACAAGACCATTGGCCAGGGCGGATTTCAAGAAATCGAGCAGATGAAACTGTTCGAGGACATGGTGTGCTATCAGGAAGAGGTCCGTGATCCCTCACGCGTTGCAGAAGTTCTCAATCGGGTCATCGAAAAGGCCTGGCGCGGCTCCGGCCCCGCGCAGATCAATGTGCCACGCGACTACTGGACCCAGGTGATCGACATTGAACTGCCGCAGATCGTGCGCCTTGAGCGCCCTTCCGGCGGTCGTGAAGCCATCCGCCAGGCGGCGAAAATCCTGTCTGAAGCCAAATTCCCCGTCATTCTCAACGGTGCAGGTGTCATCCTGGCTGATGCTATTCCGGCCTCCGCAGCCCTCGCCGAACGGCTTAGTGCGCCGGTCTGCTGCGGTTATCAGCATAATGACGCTTTCCCCGGCAGCCATCCTCTGTCAGTCGGACCGTTGGGTTACAACGGCTCCCGAGCGGCAATGGAGCTGATCTCCAAAGCTGACGTTGTATTGGCCCTTGGAACCCGGCTCAATCCGTTTTCCACCCTGCCCGGCTATGGTATCGACTATTGGCCAAAGGATGCCAAGATCATTCAGGTCGACATGAATTCCGACCGCATCGGCCTTACCAAGAAGGTTACTGTCGGAATTCAGGGCGATGCAAAGCTGGTTGCAGAACAATTGCTGGAACAAGTGTCGGAAGATGCTGGAAATCACGGCCGCAAGCAACGTGAAGCTGAGATCCATCAGGTTAAATCCGCCTGGCTGCAGCAACTCAGTTCAATGGATCATGAAGATGATGATCCGGGCACCAGCTGGAATGAGCGCGCCCGCACCCGCCAGCCGGACCGCATGTCGCCACGCATGGCCTGGCGGGCAATCCAGTCCGCTCTGCCGAAAGATGCCATCATTTCCTCGGACATCGGCAACAATTGCGCCATCGGCAATGCCTATCCAACCTTTGAAAAAGGCCGGAAGTATCTGGCACCTGGTCTGTTTGGCCCGTGCGGATATGGCTTCCCCTCCATACTGGGTGCCAAGATCGGCTGCCCGGACGTGCCGGTGGTCGGCTTTGCCGGAGACGGTGCCTTCGGGATTTCCATGAATGAAATGACCGCCTGTGGCCGCAATGACTGGCCGCCGATCACCATGGTGATTTTCCGCAATTATCAGTGGGGCGCGGAAAAGCGCAATACGACGCTCTGGTATGAAGACAACTTCGTCGGCACGGAACTCAATCTGGGTGTCGAATACGCGAAAATTGCCGAAGGCTGCGGCCTCAAGGGTGTTCAGGTCACGACCATGGACGAATTGACAGAGGCTCTGTCGACCGCCGTCAAGGAGCAGATGGAAGACAAAGTCACGACATTCATCGAGGTGATACTGAACCAGGAACTGGGCGAGCCGTTCCGCCGCGATGCGATGAAAAAACCGGTTGAAGTGGCAGGCATCGACCCGGCCGACATGCGTCCCCAGCCGGGCGCATAA
- the pta gene encoding phosphate acetyltransferase has protein sequence MQALNRVPRTAPRHIVMAEGEDGRVISGARQAIADGIARITLIGNRDRITKNPEFSAEAGDTLQIIDPENSELTAGFAERFHQLRAHKGITSEQAMRAVLDPLGFAAMMVREKHADGTIAGALATTADTVRAALQIIGKAADADIVSSFFLMVLDRPHHSKKGIFIFSDAGLTIEPDVPQLASIAIASATSFQQLTGLEPRIAMLSFSTSGSATHHRVDRVVAATALVQSLRPDLKISGELQFDAAFVPEVAASKAPGAIVQGDANVFVFPSLEAANIGYKIAQRIGGAEAIGPVLQGLLHPANDLSRGCNAMDVRHLIAVTCAQVKD, from the coding sequence TTGCAGGCCCTGAACAGGGTACCCCGCACAGCACCGCGCCACATTGTGATGGCCGAAGGCGAAGATGGCCGCGTCATTTCCGGGGCCCGTCAGGCAATTGCAGATGGCATTGCCCGTATTACCCTGATCGGCAACCGCGACAGAATTACAAAAAACCCGGAATTTTCTGCCGAGGCCGGCGACACGCTCCAGATCATTGATCCGGAAAACTCTGAGCTGACGGCCGGTTTTGCCGAGCGTTTCCACCAGTTGCGGGCGCATAAGGGCATCACCTCCGAACAGGCCATGCGGGCCGTACTCGACCCGCTGGGCTTTGCTGCCATGATGGTGCGTGAGAAACATGCTGACGGCACCATTGCCGGTGCGCTCGCCACCACTGCCGACACCGTAAGAGCTGCTCTGCAGATCATTGGCAAAGCTGCTGATGCCGACATAGTCTCCAGCTTTTTCCTGATGGTGCTGGACCGGCCGCATCACAGCAAAAAGGGTATTTTCATTTTTTCCGATGCCGGCCTGACCATTGAACCGGATGTGCCGCAGCTTGCCTCGATCGCCATTGCCTCGGCGACTTCGTTTCAGCAACTTACCGGTCTGGAGCCTCGCATCGCGATGTTGAGTTTTTCGACCTCCGGCAGCGCCACACATCACAGGGTTGACCGGGTGGTTGCGGCGACCGCTCTTGTTCAGTCGCTCAGACCTGATCTGAAAATTTCCGGTGAACTGCAATTCGACGCCGCCTTCGTGCCGGAAGTTGCTGCCTCAAAGGCACCAGGTGCCATCGTGCAGGGCGATGCGAATGTGTTTGTGTTTCCCAGCCTGGAGGCCGCCAATATCGGATACAAGATTGCTCAACGCATCGGCGGAGCAGAGGCTATTGGCCCGGTTTTGCAGGGTCTCTTGCACCCCGCGAACGATCTGTCACGGGGCTGCAATGCCATGGATGTGCGCCATCTGATCGCCGTTACCTGTGCCCAGGTGAAGGATTAG
- a CDS encoding DUF4864 domain-containing protein, producing the protein MKTSFVVAGLIAALFETSAMQSEAREPVLTVGSAPANELSGSLPAITVGDFSQSDLNEMRVLVQSYLWAISNLQADLVFLTAADSVTNVYSTPEALLRRMAKIHRPVVGGSLVRFDGVSIRDSVPVQSVYIKDELGRQWWASYLLEKQADGMWKISGCVIMPAPGQIV; encoded by the coding sequence ATGAAAACGTCATTTGTTGTTGCCGGGTTGATTGCGGCCCTGTTCGAAACATCCGCAATGCAATCTGAAGCGAGAGAACCCGTCTTGACAGTCGGCAGCGCACCCGCCAACGAACTGTCAGGCTCGCTGCCGGCCATCACAGTCGGCGATTTCAGCCAGTCGGACCTCAATGAAATGCGGGTTCTGGTTCAGTCCTATTTGTGGGCTATCAGCAATCTGCAAGCGGATCTGGTGTTCCTGACAGCAGCCGATTCCGTGACGAACGTCTACAGCACACCTGAGGCGCTCTTGCGGAGAATGGCAAAAATCCACCGTCCTGTTGTTGGCGGCAGTCTGGTCCGGTTCGACGGCGTCAGCATTCGCGACAGCGTGCCAGTGCAGAGCGTCTATATCAAGGACGAGCTTGGCCGCCAGTGGTGGGCATCCTATCTGCTGGAAAAACAGGCCGATGGTATGTGGAAAATTTCCGGCTGTGTGATCATGCCGGCACCAGGTCAGATTGTCTGA
- a CDS encoding Lrp/AsnC family transcriptional regulator yields the protein MDQTDGRILRRLQRDSSLPVAELASVIGLSTSACHRRIKLLEGDGVIEGYCARINRAKLGLKIMVFVEIALTSQSQEVLDAFEQAVVRYEDILECHLTTGDADYLLRIAARDVADYDSIHRTCLAKLPGVSSMHTSFILRSIKGTTEFPVRL from the coding sequence ATGGATCAAACCGACGGCAGGATTTTGAGGCGCCTTCAGCGGGATTCTTCGCTTCCAGTTGCGGAGTTGGCATCCGTCATTGGTTTGTCAACCTCGGCCTGTCACAGGCGCATCAAACTGCTTGAGGGCGATGGCGTCATTGAAGGCTATTGCGCCCGGATCAACCGGGCAAAACTCGGCCTTAAAATCATGGTATTTGTCGAGATCGCGTTGACGTCTCAAAGCCAGGAGGTGCTGGACGCTTTCGAGCAGGCGGTGGTGCGCTATGAGGATATTCTGGAATGCCATCTGACAACGGGTGACGCGGACTATCTGCTGCGCATTGCCGCGCGTGATGTGGCAGATTATGACAGCATTCACCGCACTTGTCTGGCGAAGCTGCCGGGGGTGTCCAGCATGCATACAAGCTTCATTCTGCGTTCCATCAAAGGCACAACGGAATTTCCGGTGCGTTTGTAA
- the ald gene encoding alanine dehydrogenase produces the protein MRVGTPREIKNHEYRVGLTPESVTELVDNGHQVLVETEAGSGIGATDQDYIDAGARIVGSAAEIFAECDMVVKVKEPQAAERAQLRQGQILYTYLHLAPDPDQTSDLIKSGAVCIAYETVTDRSGGLPLLKPMSQVAGRMSIQAGATALEKAHGGCGILLGGVPGVAPANVLIIGGGVVGYNAAQMAVGLGADVTVLDRSPEALERLDAHFGSRAKTLYSNRANLANSVAEADLVIGAVLVPGAAAPKLVSREMLGTMKNGAVLVDVAIDQGGCFETSKATTHADPTYVVDGIVHYCVANMPGGVAKTSTYALNNTTLPHAVRIANLGWKAALAKDPHLRNGLNVCEGKVTCEPVAQSLGYDYVPAETLLN, from the coding sequence ATGCGCGTCGGCACACCAAGGGAAATCAAGAATCACGAATATCGCGTCGGGCTGACACCGGAAAGTGTCACCGAACTGGTCGACAACGGCCATCAGGTTCTGGTCGAAACCGAAGCCGGAAGCGGCATCGGCGCTACGGACCAGGACTATATCGATGCCGGTGCCAGGATTGTCGGTTCAGCCGCGGAAATCTTTGCCGAATGCGATATGGTGGTGAAGGTCAAGGAACCGCAGGCTGCCGAGCGCGCCCAGTTGCGCCAGGGCCAGATCCTTTACACCTACCTGCATCTGGCACCCGATCCCGACCAGACCAGCGATCTGATAAAGTCAGGAGCCGTCTGCATCGCCTATGAAACGGTGACGGATCGCTCTGGTGGATTGCCGCTGTTGAAACCCATGAGCCAGGTTGCCGGACGCATGTCGATACAGGCCGGAGCCACGGCTCTTGAAAAGGCCCATGGCGGCTGTGGCATTCTGCTTGGCGGCGTCCCCGGCGTTGCACCGGCCAATGTGCTCATCATCGGCGGCGGCGTTGTCGGCTATAATGCAGCTCAAATGGCGGTGGGTCTGGGTGCCGATGTCACCGTTCTGGATCGCAGCCCGGAAGCTCTGGAGCGGCTTGATGCGCATTTCGGCTCTCGCGCCAAAACGCTTTATTCAAACCGCGCCAACCTGGCCAACAGTGTTGCCGAAGCTGATCTGGTCATCGGTGCCGTTCTGGTTCCCGGCGCAGCGGCGCCCAAGCTCGTCTCCCGCGAAATGCTTGGCACCATGAAGAATGGTGCGGTTCTGGTCGATGTGGCCATCGATCAGGGCGGCTGCTTTGAGACTTCAAAGGCGACCACACATGCCGACCCGACTTATGTGGTAGATGGCATTGTGCATTATTGCGTCGCCAACATGCCCGGCGGCGTTGCAAAAACCTCGACCTACGCTCTTAACAACACCACTCTGCCCCATGCCGTGCGCATTGCCAATCTGGGCTGGAAGGCCGCGCTTGCCAAAGACCCGCATCTGCGAAACGGCCTGAATGTCTGCGAAGGCAAGGTCACATGCGAGCCAGTCGCACAATCGCTTGGCTACGACTATGTGCCAGCGGAAACTCTGTTGAACTGA
- the dapF gene encoding diaminopimelate epimerase, which produces MQGLHNHFVIVDGRDLPYKPTINETIQICDVSTGVGGDQLLVIEPPTAKGAASGAYAFMRIINIDGRDAEACGNATRCFGWLMLEETGRDEIVLETIVGPLRCWRKGDKQVSVEMGRISTRWDLIPLAKEVDTLRVPLTSGPLKNGVALNIGNPHIVFFVDDLDALNVPELAGPIQNDDLFPQKVNVGVAQKMSNTHLRLSVFERPGLLTKACGSGACVATRAAQLLGLTDKKEVKVEMLAGSVNVTLEEDSNAILTGSVEFCFSGRLTGREGRAV; this is translated from the coding sequence ATGCAGGGACTGCACAACCACTTCGTCATCGTTGACGGCCGAGACCTTCCCTACAAGCCGACGATCAATGAGACAATCCAGATTTGCGATGTGAGCACCGGCGTTGGCGGTGATCAGCTTCTGGTCATTGAACCGCCCACGGCCAAAGGCGCTGCCAGTGGCGCCTACGCCTTTATGCGCATCATCAACATTGATGGACGGGACGCGGAAGCATGCGGCAACGCCACGAGATGTTTCGGATGGCTGATGCTGGAAGAGACCGGTCGTGACGAAATTGTGTTGGAAACAATTGTTGGACCGTTGCGCTGCTGGCGCAAGGGAGACAAGCAGGTAAGCGTTGAAATGGGAAGGATTTCAACGCGATGGGACTTAATTCCCCTGGCAAAAGAGGTGGATACACTTCGGGTTCCGCTGACCAGCGGACCCTTGAAAAACGGCGTCGCTCTCAACATTGGCAATCCGCACATTGTCTTCTTCGTCGATGATCTTGATGCATTGAATGTCCCGGAACTTGCGGGCCCTATTCAAAATGATGACCTCTTCCCGCAAAAGGTAAATGTTGGCGTTGCACAGAAAATGAGCAATACTCACCTTCGGCTGTCTGTGTTTGAGCGTCCGGGCCTTCTCACAAAGGCCTGTGGTTCGGGGGCATGCGTTGCGACACGTGCTGCACAGCTTTTGGGTCTGACGGATAAAAAAGAAGTTAAGGTAGAAATGTTAGCCGGATCGGTTAATGTAACCCTTGAAGAAGACAGCAACGCGATCTTGACAGGGTCCGTCGAGTTTTGTTTCAGTGGCCGCCTTACCGGTCGGGAGGGACGTGCCGTATGA